Part of the Methanothermobacter sp. genome, CCTTGCTGTGAATCTTTCCAGCCAGTCACCCTGGTCTGGAAGTGAACGGGGAAGAATGTCTCTGATCTGCAGCCCATCTTCTCCATGAGGATTCTAACCTCAACCTCATAGTCGGAGCTGTTTTCAGGATTACTCTTCTCCCTTTTAAGCGTGAATAACTCTGAAGAGAATCTGTTGATGGTCCTGTGACCAAAACCATCAAGGTTCACGTATTCAACATCCCTACGGTCTTCAAGGCTCTGTATTTCATTTCTTGTAAGCTTGGGGGTCCTGTCATCACGTCGCGTTCCATCAGCAACCAGATCGTACTCACCTGCAGCGGCCTCAACGGCGTTTCTGTGTATATACCTTATACCGTTATTGGGGAACCCATCATTTATTATCATTTCAGCGGCTTCCCTCAGCACATCCCCACTGAGTTCAAGGACCCTGTGTTTAAAGCCCAGTGCATCTGCCGCCATGAACGCGGGTCTCCAGGAATCATAGACACCAAAGTTCACAGTTACAAGTTCAGCCCGGATCCCCATCCTCTGGAGCATCACAGCCATCAGTGAGCTGTCCTTACCGCCACTGTAGAGTACACATGCATTCATTTTCTACTGATCTTTATCTCCCTTTTTTTGCCAGAAACTCTCTTGAGCAACTCCTTGAGCTGTTCGTCTGTTATCTTCGACCTCACACGACCCATCTGGGCCAGCTGTATCAGCTGGAGTTCTATCTGCTCAACAAATTCTGGCCTTGTAAGCCTCAGATTCGCAAGACGGCTGCGGGCTTCAGGGGTGAGTATCTGCATCATTATCTGTTTCTTCTGCATTTCAAGCTGCTGACGCATCTGCTCCTGGGCTTCAGTTTCCATTGCCTGCTGCTGTGCCCTCTGCTGGAGTTCCAGCATTTTTTTGCGACGTATTTCTTCGAGGTCTGTCAATTAGAAAACCTCCCAGGCCCCTTCAGGTTTTTCAGTAATTCTCAAGGCCTTCAACTTCTTTTTTTACTTCAGCAGCCGCTTTATCCAGGAATGAACGGCCTTCAGGTGTTATGACTCTCCCGCCATCCTCCTTTGTTATGAGGCCTGATTCCTCAAGCTGCTGGAGGGCTCTCCTTATTATTGCACCGCTTCCCCTTCTGAACCTTTCTGGCCGTGAACCCCTATCCTTTTTACCGCCGTAGTGGGTTCTGAGGCTGTTAACACCCACAGGCCCGTCGATGTAGACCCTCCTAAGAAGGGCAGCTGCCCTCACATACCACCAGTCAGGATTCTCGGGCCTTCTTTCCTTGTGGACACCTGTCTTGACAAAGTTAACCCACTCAGGGGATTTAACCTTACCATCCTTCTTAAGGTCCTCGGCAACCTTATTTATAAGCAGATCTGCTGGCACATCATAAACTGTAGTCATATTTATCCTCCTAAGATCTTTTTTTGAAAATTATTGCCACATTTCCTCTTAAATCTATGAGCTTAGAATTTGTTTTTTCAACTATCTCGGTAATATAGCTTTCTTTTTCTGAGGCCACTGTCCTGGCAAATCTTACCTTTATAAGTTCATTTGCCTTTAACTGCCTTCTGACCTCTTCAATGAGACTTTCAGTCACCCCGGCCTTTCCCACGTTTATTGTGAGCGCCGAAAGTGACCGGCTCATCAGTTCCTTTTTTGATGGTGTGAGACTCAATTTTATTTCTCCTTTTCTCCTTTTTTTCCTGAATGTAGGGGAATCTCATGATGTGACCGCACTCATGACACCTAAAATTAACCTTCCCACCGGATATCCTGACGGTGCAGTTTGAACCTGGTTTGAGGAAGCTGTAACACCTCCTGCAGAACCGCCTTCTCCACTCTCTGGGAATCCTTACACGGTACTTCATGGATATGTTTCTTGCAAGTTCGGTGTACCTGTGCGATCTCCCCGGGTTGGCTGCAAATTCACTGTCAGCCATTCTGAAGAGGATGTCTATTCTCTCACGGGCAATCTTCAGCATCCATCCGGGTCTCTTTCCTCTCCTCAAGGTTTAACCTCTCACAACGGAATAGAACATCCCTGATCTTGCACATTAAGATGGTGTTGTAACTTAAGCACAAGAAGAATATTATAAGTGGTTTGTGTTTCCATATTTAAAAAGCTTTTCCATCACCCAGGAGCCATCCTGAGAAGTCAACCCCACCTGGCTGGCACACCCGGGAACCACTTATAATATCCATGATGATACCTGCAACCTCCCTGGCTGATCTGCCGGTTGTGTCAACCTCATGGACCCTATCACCATGGATCTCAACCGACTCCACCAGGCAGACGTCAAGGGCCTCGGCCTCAAGGTTCTCAGCGATCTTCTCCTCAGGGTAACCCCTGGCCTCAAGGCGCCCCTCAAGGATTTGGGGGTGGAGCCTCAGCACTATCACCATGCTGCAGCAATCACAGAGATGGGAGAGGTGACCCTCGAGGATGGCATCGTCACCCCCAAGGCCCTTAACGTGGCTGCAGAGGGATTCAATGTCCACCTCAAGGTAACCACGGTCAGGGTCCCTTCCAAGGATGAAGCCCTCTTCCATTGCAAGTTCACCCACAGAGAGGACACTGAAACCGGAATCCCTGAGAATTTCAGCCACTGTACTCTTACCAACACCGGGGGTGCCTGTTATGCAGATGGGCCTCATTATCTCAGCTTTTCAATTATCATCTCTGCAACCCTTCGACCTGAGACCAGCATACCCCCGAATATGGGACCCATACGTGGGGCCCCGTAGACTGCGTTGCTCGCCATACCCGCCACATAGAGGTTGGGGTAGACCTCACGGGTGTTCTCTATGAGGGCGGCCTCACCCACATCAGCCCACATTGACCTCTCACCCTGTATCCTGCCATCGGGGGTGTTGAGTTTCGGGCCTATCTTCCGCTCCACCACCTTCACTATCTCACAGTCATGGCCGGTTGCATCTATAACAGCCCCTGCCCTCACGGTGAGGGGGTCAACGTGGAGTCCGGCCATCTCAACGGAGCTCCAGTTAAGCACAAGACCAGTTATGCCCTCATCACGGATCATAACGTCCTCTATGCTCATGAGGTTGAATATCTTGAGTCCCGCCTGGCATGCCCTTGAGCAGAGGGTTGATGTTGCCTCAACAGAGTCTGCAACGTGGTATCCTTCATCGTAGGGTCTTGACCTTACACCGAACTCATCCAGGATCTCCTTACCCTCATCCTGGACAACGATCTTGTTGAACATCATACCGCCGCCCCACATACCCCCACCTATGGAGAGTTTTCTCTCAAAGAGGGCAACCTTCAGGCCCGCCCTTGCAAGGTAGTAACCTGCTGTAAGTCCGGAGGGTCCTCCTCCACCAATCGCAACGTCCATGTCCATGTAGTCCAGGAGTTCCTCCATGTATCCTTCAACAATGGCTCTTGAAATTTTTATATCATCAAGTTTCATCTTCACACCTNNNNNNNNNNNNNNNNNNNNNNNNNNNNNNNNNNNNNNNNNNNNNNNNNNNNNNNNNNNNNNNNNNNNNNNNNNNNNNNNNNNNNNNNNNNNNNNNNNNNTGATACACATTTTAATTGTTCGTTTGTGATACACATTTTAATTGTTCCCTAAGGGTGTTCACTTCTTTATGATGATCCTCAGCACATCCTCATCGTTGAGGACATGGTCGATCCCGACCTTCTGACCGTCAAATTTAACCGAGCTGCCCCAGACCCTGGCGTGCCGGAATTTACGAACAAAGTCTCTGTGGAGTTTCTGACACACGTCACCAACGGTTGAACCCTCTTTAATTATTAAAGGCTCACTGTAGTCTGCTTTCTGTCCCTGTGGCTTCATGTATATCCTTATAAGCCCAAGGCGGTTAAATATTTCCTCCCTGAGCTCATCAATGTTCAGGTTCCTGTCTGCAGATATCAGCAGGGCGTCGGGGAATTTTTGCTTTATATGATTTAGATAGGATTCATCCATGAGGTCTATCTTGTTTATAACGGTGATGGCGGGTATGTAGGCGCGGTTTGCCTCCATAACATCTATGAACTGGTCAACGGTTATATCCTCCCTTATGAGCACATCGGCGTTGTGGATGCCATACTCATTGAGCACGGATCTTATGATTTTTTCATCAAGGTGGGTCAGTTCAACTGTCGAGGACAGCTTCACACCACCAAGCTTTCTCCTCTTCACGGTCACATCAGGGGGCGTCTCGTTGGGCCTTATGCCAACATCCCGAAGTTCACGGAGGATCACGTCCATGTGGTCAGTGTTGAAGACATCAAGGACTATGACTATGAGGTCAGCGCTCCTTGCAACCGAAAGTATCTCCCTTCCACGGCCCTTACCTCTTGAGGCACCTGTGATTATCCCGGGTATGTCGAAGATCTGTATCTGGGCCCCCCGGTACTCCATCACACCAGGAACTATCTCAAGGGTTGTGAACTGGTACTCCCCAACCTTTGACTCTGCATTGGTGAGTTCGTTGAGAAGTGTGGATTTACCTACAGAGGGGAAACCTATGAGGACAACGGTGGAGTCGCCTGACTTTTTTATATGGAAACCCTTCCCCTTCCCTGAGGACGACCTTCTCTGGAGGGCCTCCTCCTTCAGGCGGGAGATCTTCGCCTTCAGTTTCCCTATATGGTGTGCTGTGGCCTTGTTGTATGGGGTCCTCTGTATCTCCTCTTCTATCTTTTTGATCTTCTCCTCGATATCCATAATACTCACATGAACATTGTTGAAGCGGGGCAAAATCAGTGTAATCATTCAATGTTCTCTAATCCACATTATTAAATATTTTCCCTTATAATTTTATATCATAAAATTCATAATATACCACGGTGATTTTATGAGGGTTGAGGACGTTATGGTTACAGATGTTGACACCATTGACATATCGGCCAGCCTTGCGGATGTTCTCAGAAACTATGTTGAGAACGGCAAGGGGAGCTCGGTTGTTGTCAAGGATGGTGTCAAGGTTGGAATTGTAACCACCTGGGACGTGCTTGAGGCAATTGCCGAGGGGGATGATCTTGGAGAGGTCAAGGTATGGGAGGTCATGGAGAGGGACCTTGTCACAATCCCGCCAGGGGCAACCCTGAAGGAGGCCGCTGAGAGGATGGTCAAGAACGTTGTCTGGCGCCTCCTGGTTGAGGATGATGACGAGATCATTGGCGTAGTCAGTGCAACAGACATACTCAGGGCCAAGATGGCCAAACGCTACTGAAAAATTAATTTTTCTTCACTGAATGTTGATTTCTTAGATTAAAAAATGGTTATGTGCTTTTTTAAATTATTTTTCTACTTCTTGTGGATTATAAAAAAATATGGTTATGCTGCCGTCCAAAGCAGCACACCCGGTTCCTGATGAAGGAACTTAAATGATGTCTGGTTGAATCCGCCCAGGAGGAACAGTTTCGTGAATACCGCGTCTTCCAGTTCCCTGTTCATTATCACAGTTGTGTACTGGTTTCCGCTTCCAATGACAATTAGGCTGAGCTGGGCATTGCTGTCCACAATCTCATTTCTGACAAGGAGGTTACCCTCTATTATTATGAGCTTGTGGGGGTTTATCCTCTGAACGGCCCTGTTGTTACCAATGGCTATCGTTGCATTTGTTGTATTTCCTTTCTTCTCTATGATGGTTCCAACCAGGTTGTCCTCCACCATTGTGTTGACGGTCTGAATCACGGTTGTGTTGTTCACAACCTGGGGCTTTGAACTTCCCATTGATGGATAGTAGCCGTACCTTGACCCTGTTTTCTTCTTGAAGTCCCAGGTCCCGAAGTATGTCCACCATGGTGCCTTTCCGAGCATGTCAGAGCTGAGTACAAGTACGAAGGATTTTGGTTTTGATGGGTGTGAGTATCTGAGTACACTGTCAGCCTCCCTCTCTGTGAGGCCGTAGCGTCCCGTCATAACTGCCCTGGCATCATCCCTTGAAAGTCCCAGGGTGGATGTGAGTATCTCGGCGGTTTTACCACTGTCATTTGTGTAGTTGTCGAGGGTTTCATAGGCAAGGTCCCCGCTGGATGATAACATTGTGAGTATACCCCTTGAGAGTGTCTCGTTACTGGTTGTCAGCGCCTTACCGATCCAGTAAGCCCTTGGAGTGTTCTGTGAACCACCATCGAACGTCACGGGCCTGTCGGCTGCAACGGCAAAGAGGTGGCCGAAGTCCCACCATGACATGACCACGGTGTCCTTGCTGGTGTTCTTCTTGATCCACTCCATTGATTTCCACATCCCATCATCTGTGCCCGGCGCAACAGATGATGTCAGTGAATGCGCTCCGCTCACAGATGGGGCCACCACCGCCAGCACAACAAGGGCCATCATGACAGGGGCCCTGACCTCTGGCTTCCTGACCAGGTATATGAATCCAGCTGCAATCACCCCTGCAAGGAGTTTAACAGCAACTGAGACACCGAAGGGCATTGCAATTGCAATAGCAGCCACAAAGGCAACCAGTGCAATGGAGGATGTTGTCTTAATATTTTCCCTGAGGTATTCAACCAGGAATCCAGTGAATATCCCTGCTGAAAGTCCCAGGGGTATTGCAAAGGTTGGTATGAACCTTGAACCCTTCGTGACAGCGTATCCACTCATCACCAGCCATACAACCATGAGTACCGCGTATAGGAGATACCGGTGCTTCATCTCACTGTCGGCGGTCCTGTTTTTATTCTGTCTTTTAATGAATTTGCTCTTCTTGCCGGCTTTAATCTTCCTTTCAGGTTCCTTTATCTGAACTTCAGGCTGGCGGTACTTCCAGAGGAGGGCTGCGACACCAAGTACACCGAGAAGGAATACCAGAAGGCCACCAACACCACCAACAACCGTTCCCTGTCCTGGCATGAACAGGTTCTTTGCCCCGGCCCCTGTGGTTATGAATTCAGGGATCTGTAGCTCTGAAACTGACACATAAACGTTGGGGTAGGCTGTTGTCTGGGCCGTTGCCTGTATCTGGGTGGTGCTCACAAGACCCGTCACGGCACCGGCCAGGCTGGAAAATCCTCCGAATATGCCTATGAGAATCCCGCCACCTAAGAGGAGAACCAGGAGGGGGAATATCTCGCGCTGATGCAGCAGCCAGTCAAGCTTACCCGTGAACTCCCTATCTGGTTTCTCACCCAGAACGTACCTTGAGATCACGGAGTAAACTATTATGAAGGCCACCAGAACGGCCAGATAGAATATGTAACCGACCCATGCAGCCGAGAATACAAGCACTGAAACTGCAGCTGCAAGCGCATAGGCTGTTTTCCTTTTCAGGTCCACTGCAAGCATGCTCTCTGTGAAGAACCAGAACACCAGCAGTGGAAGAACGAAGTTGAACATGTCGGTGTCAAAGAAACCGGCGTAGGTGTGGGCAACGTAGGTGGGGACCAGCCCAACCACCAGGGCCGCTGCGATGCCCCCATAATCATTGGTGATTCTCCTGACGAAGAGGTAGGCAGGGATGACGCAGAGGGAACCTATTAGGGCCCCCATCCAGAAGGCCACCTCCTTGAGGCTGAAGTCTCCAAAGATGTTTGCCACCCTGTAGGCAGCGGAGGTTATGTAAACTATGAGTGGAGGGTAATCAACAGGTCTTCCCGGTGGGTAGTAGGAGTGGAGGTCGTATGGTTTGCCATCAACAAGGGTATCCCCCATTATGCCCCTGGTGAGGTAATTCATTGTGAGCCTGTAGTTGTAGTATGAGTCCATCTCACTGAAGTATGGCAGTCCATCTGAGTCCTTATAGAAGTCCTTTGCATCAGCAGGGACCCCTCCAATGTTACTGGCCTCTGCCCTTATATAGAATACGGCTGAGAACAGCAGTATAATTATTATGAAGGGCTTCAATTTTTCAAGCAAATTTCTGATGTCCATTTAACCGCCTCTTTACCTTCTTGGTAATAAATTCAGGAACTTATGGATGATGTATACTCTTTAGTTCAGTAAACACTTATAAACTTTGATCTGTCTACAGGCTGAGGCAGTGTCCCGGTGAAAATGTACCCCATCATGCAGCCTGAACATCGTCAACCGAGCAGGTGAATCGACACTTGGGGAATCCCTTGCAGCCCACGAACTCACCGTAACGCCCTGAACGTTTTATAAGATCGGATCCACACTCAGGACACTTACCAACGATTTCTTCACCTTTGGATTCCTTCTTCCCACACGATGGGTCAAGGCAGGCCCTCTGACGTGGCCTGCCA contains:
- a CDS encoding GTP-binding protein; translated protein: MDIEEKIKKIEEEIQRTPYNKATAHHIGKLKAKISRLKEEALQRRSSSGKGKGFHIKKSGDSTVVLIGFPSVGKSTLLNELTNAESKVGEYQFTTLEIVPGVMEYRGAQIQIFDIPGIITGASRGKGRGREILSVARSADLIVIVLDVFNTDHMDVILRELRDVGIRPNETPPDVTVKRRKLGGVKLSSTVELTHLDEKIIRSVLNEYGIHNADVLIREDITVDQFIDVMEANRAYIPAITVINKIDLMDESYLNHIKQKFPDALLISADRNLNIDELREEIFNRLGLIRIYMKPQGQKADYSEPLIIKEGSTVGDVCQKLHRDFVRKFRHARVWGSSVKFDGQKVGIDHVLNDEDVLRIIIKK
- a CDS encoding sulfide-dependent adenosine diphosphate thiazole synthase, translated to MKLDDIKISRAIVEGYMEELLDYMDMDVAIGGGGPSGLTAGYYLARAGLKVALFERKLSIGGGMWGGGMMFNKIVVQDEGKEILDEFGVRSRPYDEGYHVADSVEATSTLCSRACQAGLKIFNLMSIEDVMIRDEGITGLVLNWSSVEMAGLHVDPLTVRAGAVIDATGHDCEIVKVVERKIGPKLNTPDGRIQGERSMWADVGEAALIENTREVYPNLYVAGMASNAVYGAPRMGPIFGGMLVSGRRVAEMIIEKLR
- a CDS encoding 30S ribosomal protein S19e; amino-acid sequence: MTTVYDVPADLLINKVAEDLKKDGKVKSPEWVNFVKTGVHKERRPENPDWWYVRAAALLRRVYIDGPVGVNSLRTHYGGKKDRGSRPERFRRGSGAIIRRALQQLEESGLITKEDGGRVITPEGRSFLDKAAAEVKKEVEGLENY
- a CDS encoding adenylate kinase family protein, giving the protein MRPICITGTPGVGKSTVAEILRDSGFSVLSVGELAMEEGFILGRDPDRGYLEVDIESLCSHVKGLGGDDAILEGHLSHLCDCCSMVIVLRLHPQILEGRLEARGYPEEKIAENLEAEALDVCLVESVEIHGDRVHEVDTTGRSAREVAGIIMDIISGSRVCQPGGVDFSGWLLGDGKAF
- the rnp4 gene encoding ribonuclease P protein component 4 — encoded protein: MRRGKRPGWMLKIARERIDILFRMADSEFAANPGRSHRYTELARNISMKYRVRIPREWRRRFCRRCYSFLKPGSNCTVRISGGKVNFRCHECGHIMRFPYIQEKKEKRRNKIESHTIKKGTDEPVTFGAHNKRGKGRGD
- a CDS encoding STT3 domain-containing protein; protein product: MDIRNLLEKLKPFIIIILLFSAVFYIRAEASNIGGVPADAKDFYKDSDGLPYFSEMDSYYNYRLTMNYLTRGIMGDTLVDGKPYDLHSYYPPGRPVDYPPLIVYITSAAYRVANIFGDFSLKEVAFWMGALIGSLCVIPAYLFVRRITNDYGGIAAALVVGLVPTYVAHTYAGFFDTDMFNFVLPLLVFWFFTESMLAVDLKRKTAYALAAAVSVLVFSAAWVGYIFYLAVLVAFIIVYSVISRYVLGEKPDREFTGKLDWLLHQREIFPLLVLLLGGGILIGIFGGFSSLAGAVTGLVSTTQIQATAQTTAYPNVYVSVSELQIPEFITTGAGAKNLFMPGQGTVVGGVGGLLVFLLGVLGVAALLWKYRQPEVQIKEPERKIKAGKKSKFIKRQNKNRTADSEMKHRYLLYAVLMVVWLVMSGYAVTKGSRFIPTFAIPLGLSAGIFTGFLVEYLRENIKTTSSIALVAFVAAIAIAMPFGVSVAVKLLAGVIAAGFIYLVRKPEVRAPVMMALVVLAVVAPSVSGAHSLTSSVAPGTDDGMWKSMEWIKKNTSKDTVVMSWWDFGHLFAVAADRPVTFDGGSQNTPRAYWIGKALTTSNETLSRGILTMLSSSGDLAYETLDNYTNDSGKTAEILTSTLGLSRDDARAVMTGRYGLTEREADSVLRYSHPSKPKSFVLVLSSDMLGKAPWWTYFGTWDFKKKTGSRYGYYPSMGSSKPQVVNNTTVIQTVNTMVEDNLVGTIIEKKGNTTNATIAIGNNRAVQRINPHKLIIIEGNLLVRNEIVDSNAQLSLIVIGSGNQYTTVIMNRELEDAVFTKLFLLGGFNQTSFKFLHQEPGVLLWTAA
- a CDS encoding YhbY family RNA-binding protein, translating into MSRSLSALTINVGKAGVTESLIEEVRRQLKANELIKVRFARTVASEKESYITEIVEKTNSKLIDLRGNVAIIFKKRS
- a CDS encoding CBS domain-containing protein, whose protein sequence is MRVEDVMVTDVDTIDISASLADVLRNYVENGKGSSVVVKDGVKVGIVTTWDVLEAIAEGDDLGEVKVWEVMERDLVTIPPGATLKEAAERMVKNVVWRLLVEDDDEIIGVVSATDILRAKMAKRY
- a CDS encoding DNA-binding protein, producing the protein MTDLEEIRRKKMLELQQRAQQQAMETEAQEQMRQQLEMQKKQIMMQILTPEARSRLANLRLTRPEFVEQIELQLIQLAQMGRVRSKITDEQLKELLKRVSGKKREIKISRK